One window of the Populus nigra chromosome 4, ddPopNigr1.1, whole genome shotgun sequence genome contains the following:
- the LOC133692251 gene encoding photosystem II reaction center W protein, chloroplastic-like: protein MATITASTATSSIVRAALAHRPSVGVSSSHVLGLPAIAKKGKVSCSMEGKPTVEEKSKGMSASLMAAVCAATISSPALALVDERLSTEGTGLPFGLSNNLLVWILLGVFALIWSLYFVYTSSLDEDEDSGLSL from the exons atggCCACCATCACTGCTAGTACCGCTACATCATCAATCGTTCGTGCAGCCCTTGCACACAGGCCGTCTGTAGGAGTCTCTTCCTCACATGTTCTTG GCTTGCCCGCAATAGCAAAGAAGGGAAAAGTGAGCTGCTCCATGGAGGGAAAGCCTACTGTGGAGGAAAAAAGCAAGGGAATGAGTGCATCATTGATGGCAGCTGTGTGTGCCGCAACCATATCAAGTCCAGCCTTGGCCCTGGTGGATGAGAGATTGTCCACCGAAGGAACAGGACTTCCCTTTGGTTTGAGCAACAACCTTCTTGTTTGGATCCTGTTGGGTGTGTTTGCTCTCATCTGGTCTCTCTACTTTGTCTACACATCCTCTCTCGATGAGGATGAGGACTCAGGATTGTCCCTCTAA